The Rhodococcus triatomae genome includes a window with the following:
- a CDS encoding helix-turn-helix domain-containing protein, with translation MARHWREVRAEVAEKLDEQAVSNASKTMQEEVRAHRLVEIRREQGWTRQDAVAEVMGISQSRVSQIERGDLRHTQLGTLESYVEALGGHLRVVADFGDRSLTLG, from the coding sequence ATGGCTCGACACTGGCGCGAGGTGCGGGCGGAGGTCGCCGAGAAACTCGATGAGCAGGCCGTCAGCAATGCCAGCAAGACGATGCAGGAAGAAGTCCGGGCCCACCGTTTGGTGGAGATCCGTCGCGAGCAAGGGTGGACTCGTCAGGACGCGGTGGCCGAGGTGATGGGGATCTCCCAGTCCCGGGTCTCCCAGATCGAGCGAGGCGACCTTCGGCACACCCAGCTCGGCACTCTGGAGTCCTATGTGGAAGCTCTCGGCGGTCACCTGCGCGTCGTCGCCGATTTCGGCGACCGCTCCCTGACCTTGGGTTGA
- a CDS encoding DUF6286 domain-containing protein has product MTTDDAILRTGREPVRPAAAGYVGALVAIALLAVGVIALRDAAVSTPWLDGERWIDSGVRAVDGASPRTWMVPVGVLLAVAGVLALVVAVKPRGKVGTAVSTTTGVWIEPRDIARLATATAESVPGVVEARSTATRRKVSVLVTTSDDSVDTNPVEDAVNQAFSAMETPPKVRIRTRRNRP; this is encoded by the coding sequence ATGACGACGGACGACGCGATCCTGCGTACCGGCCGCGAGCCGGTACGCCCCGCGGCTGCGGGATACGTCGGCGCGCTCGTGGCGATCGCCCTACTGGCCGTCGGAGTGATCGCACTCCGGGATGCCGCGGTGTCGACACCGTGGCTCGACGGCGAGCGATGGATCGACTCCGGAGTGAGGGCCGTGGACGGAGCGAGTCCGCGTACCTGGATGGTGCCGGTGGGGGTGCTGCTCGCTGTGGCGGGAGTGCTGGCGCTCGTCGTCGCGGTGAAGCCGCGCGGCAAGGTCGGTACCGCCGTGTCCACGACCACAGGAGTGTGGATCGAACCCCGCGACATCGCCCGACTGGCCACCGCGACCGCCGAATCCGTTCCCGGTGTCGTCGAAGCCCGCTCCACCGCGACACGGCGCAAGGTCTCCGTGCTCGTCACCACCTCGGACGACTCCGTCGACACGAACCCGGTGGAAGACGCCGTGAACCAGGCATTCTCGGCGATGGAGACACCGCCGAAAGTACGGATACGAACTCGGAGGAACCGGCCGTGA
- a CDS encoding flavin-containing monooxygenase, producing MTDYDALVIGGGQSGLAAAHALSTRGLRTGLLEAGDEPVGAWPHYYDSLTLFSPAKYSALPGLAFPGDPDRYPRRDEVIEYLRRYAAGLDVDIVTGSRVETVTCERGVYTAHTAVGGSVTAPILIAATGYLGSPNIPPLPGLDTFGGTVLHTGDYRDPAALTGQNVVVVGAGNSAVQIATELAEVATVTLASRRPPKFLPQRIFGRDVHFWLTVTGVDRAPLGPWLPASPTQQVLDTGRYRRALASGNPQPRPLFTGLDDRRVFWPDGAATTADTVLLGTGYRPHLPYLTGLGALDETGRPRHRQGLSTTHLGLGYVGLEWQRSLSSASLRGVGRDAGRVADRVVAAARSRRALPIRP from the coding sequence ATGACCGACTACGACGCCCTCGTCATCGGTGGTGGCCAGTCCGGCCTCGCCGCCGCCCACGCCCTATCCACCCGAGGCCTGCGCACCGGACTGCTCGAAGCCGGCGACGAGCCCGTCGGGGCGTGGCCGCACTACTACGACAGCCTCACCCTGTTTTCCCCGGCGAAATACAGCGCCCTACCGGGCCTGGCGTTTCCGGGCGATCCGGATCGCTATCCGCGGCGCGATGAGGTGATCGAGTATCTGCGCCGCTACGCCGCCGGACTCGACGTCGACATTGTGACCGGCTCCCGCGTCGAGACCGTCACCTGCGAGCGGGGCGTCTACACCGCCCACACCGCTGTCGGCGGCAGTGTCACCGCGCCGATTCTGATCGCGGCCACCGGCTATCTCGGGTCCCCGAATATCCCACCGCTGCCGGGGCTGGACACGTTCGGCGGCACGGTGCTGCACACCGGCGACTACCGCGACCCCGCTGCACTCACGGGCCAGAACGTGGTGGTGGTCGGTGCCGGTAACTCGGCGGTGCAGATCGCCACCGAACTCGCCGAGGTCGCTACTGTGACTCTGGCCAGCCGCCGACCGCCGAAGTTCCTGCCGCAGCGGATCTTCGGCCGTGATGTGCACTTCTGGCTCACGGTCACCGGAGTCGACCGCGCCCCCTTGGGGCCGTGGCTGCCTGCGTCGCCGACCCAGCAGGTCCTCGATACCGGCCGCTACCGGCGTGCCCTGGCCAGCGGCAACCCGCAGCCGCGGCCGCTGTTCACCGGCCTCGACGACCGCCGGGTGTTCTGGCCCGACGGCGCCGCCACCACCGCCGACACCGTGCTGTTGGGTACCGGTTATCGCCCGCACCTGCCCTATCTGACCGGTCTCGGCGCTCTCGACGAGACGGGCCGGCCCCGGCACCGGCAGGGTCTCTCCACCACTCATCTGGGGCTGGGGTATGTCGGTCTCGAATGGCAGCGCAGCCTGTCGTCGGCGTCGTTGCGCGGGGTCGGCCGCGACGCCGGCCGGGTCGCCGATCGGGTGGTCGCCGCCGCCCGGTCCCGCCGCGCACTGCCTATCCGTCCCTGA
- a CDS encoding MFS transporter: MTDTSIRPQPGALTGAGLRRVLAVLCLTEITSWGILYYAFPVLSVSISAETGWSPTAITAAFSLGQLATALAGIPVGRILDRVGPRTIMTAGSVLAVPALVLIALAPTLPVFYAGWLLAGTAMGAVLYPPAFAALTRWYGDRSVRALMILTLAAGLASTVFAPLTSAVDQQSDWRTTYLILAAILAAITIPGHWWGLRGSWPAAAPPANGAALGHREIARSPAFFALVAALALGAFTAFAGVFNLVPLLLEQGFSPSVAAVTLGLGGGGQVLGRLGYLTLVARTSVRSRIVVILAAAAATTALLGAVTTAAALVGAAIGAGLVRGLFTLIQATAITDRWGSTHYGRLGGLMSAPIVVVMALAPWAGTALASATGSYATAYLVLAVVAALAALLAIASVPRLTPTDTVEGTS; the protein is encoded by the coding sequence GTGACCGACACCTCGATCCGCCCGCAGCCCGGTGCCCTCACCGGGGCCGGGCTGCGGCGGGTGCTGGCGGTGCTGTGCCTGACCGAGATCACCAGCTGGGGCATCCTGTACTACGCGTTCCCGGTCCTGTCGGTCTCGATCTCCGCCGAGACCGGCTGGTCGCCCACGGCGATCACCGCGGCGTTCTCGCTCGGTCAGCTCGCCACCGCGCTCGCGGGTATCCCGGTCGGGCGCATCCTCGACCGGGTCGGACCGCGCACGATCATGACCGCCGGCTCGGTCCTCGCCGTCCCCGCGCTGGTCCTGATCGCGCTCGCCCCCACGCTGCCGGTGTTCTACGCCGGGTGGCTGCTGGCCGGCACCGCGATGGGCGCGGTGCTCTACCCACCGGCGTTCGCCGCGCTGACCCGCTGGTACGGCGACCGCTCCGTCCGCGCCCTGATGATCCTGACCCTCGCCGCGGGCCTGGCCAGCACCGTCTTCGCCCCGTTGACCTCCGCAGTGGATCAGCAGTCGGACTGGCGCACCACCTACCTGATTCTCGCGGCGATCCTCGCCGCGATCACGATCCCCGGGCACTGGTGGGGACTGCGCGGATCTTGGCCCGCCGCGGCCCCACCGGCGAACGGCGCGGCCCTGGGGCACCGGGAGATCGCCCGCAGCCCCGCGTTCTTCGCGCTGGTGGCCGCGTTGGCTCTCGGTGCGTTCACCGCCTTCGCCGGGGTGTTCAACCTGGTGCCGTTGCTGCTCGAACAGGGCTTTTCCCCGTCGGTGGCGGCGGTGACGCTCGGGCTCGGCGGCGGCGGACAGGTCCTCGGTCGTCTCGGTTATCTGACCCTGGTCGCCCGTACCAGCGTCCGCAGCCGCATCGTGGTGATCCTGGCCGCCGCCGCGGCAACCACCGCGCTGCTCGGGGCGGTGACCACGGCCGCTGCGTTGGTCGGCGCGGCGATCGGCGCGGGGCTGGTGCGCGGATTGTTCACCTTGATCCAGGCCACCGCCATCACCGACCGGTGGGGCTCGACCCACTACGGCCGGCTCGGGGGGCTGATGTCCGCCCCGATCGTGGTGGTGATGGCGTTGGCGCCGTGGGCGGGAACGGCCCTGGCCAGCGCGACCGGCAGCTACGCCACCGCCTACCTCGTGCTCGCGGTCGTTGCCGCGCTCGCCGCACTCCTGGCGATCGCGTCCGTGCCGCGGCTGACCCCCACCGACACTGTCGAAGGAACCTCATGA
- a CDS encoding DUF2269 domain-containing protein, whose translation MDRTDPAVTMTPRARTLARAVHIGASGGWLGAVITYLVVAAATLISADPEQVRGSYQVMAMLADAMLLPFAVASLVTGLICSLGTAWGLLRHYWVLFKLVLNLVAAVVLVLYTRSIEHAATVAAQPTWSEADRAVLQDPAHLVHATAALIVVLAALVLAVYKPRGMTAYGHRRALRNRAAPSVSA comes from the coding sequence ATGGACCGGACCGATCCTGCGGTGACGATGACGCCACGGGCGCGCACCCTCGCGCGAGCCGTGCACATCGGTGCCTCGGGAGGATGGCTCGGCGCCGTCATCACCTATCTTGTGGTGGCTGCGGCCACGTTGATCAGCGCCGATCCGGAACAGGTACGCGGGAGCTATCAGGTGATGGCGATGCTCGCCGACGCGATGCTGCTGCCGTTCGCGGTGGCCTCATTGGTCACCGGGTTGATCTGCTCGCTCGGCACCGCGTGGGGGTTGCTGCGCCACTACTGGGTGCTGTTCAAGCTGGTGCTCAACCTGGTCGCCGCTGTCGTTCTGGTGCTCTACACCCGCTCGATCGAACACGCCGCGACCGTCGCGGCGCAGCCGACCTGGTCAGAGGCCGACCGGGCCGTCCTGCAGGATCCGGCCCATCTGGTTCATGCCACCGCCGCGCTGATCGTGGTGCTCGCTGCGCTGGTGCTGGCGGTATACAAGCCGCGCGGGATGACCGCATACGGGCACCGCAGGGCACTGCGGAACCGGGCGGCGCCCAGTGTGTCCGCCTGA
- a CDS encoding type II toxin-antitoxin system RelE/ParE family toxin, translated as MECEVVLLDDVEQWYLRLVESDDGDAAAVTAAIDYLEREGPTLGRPVVDKVKGSRVHNMKELRPSGTSIRILFVFDPQRQAVLLIAGDKAGEWKQWYIDNIPIAEDRYDMWLEEQKR; from the coding sequence ATGGAGTGCGAGGTTGTGCTCCTGGACGACGTGGAGCAGTGGTACCTCCGTCTGGTCGAATCCGATGACGGCGACGCGGCTGCTGTCACCGCCGCCATTGATTACTTGGAACGTGAAGGGCCGACGTTGGGTCGGCCTGTGGTGGACAAGGTCAAAGGTTCCCGAGTCCACAATATGAAAGAGCTGCGCCCCAGTGGAACCTCCATCCGGATCCTGTTCGTGTTCGATCCCCAGCGGCAGGCGGTCCTGCTGATCGCAGGAGACAAGGCCGGCGAATGGAAACAGTGGTACATCGACAACATCCCCATAGCCGAGGATCGCTACGACATGTGGCTCGAAGAGCAAAAACGCTAA
- a CDS encoding helix-turn-helix domain-containing GNAT family N-acetyltransferase translates to MTALGLPITAPGAEVDFDALSPQDAATYAGWFACLAEPTRVRLLHHVAAHPSGITVGELADRLGIGQPTISHHVRKLADVGFVTTGKHGTSTVVRINPSCCSDLPSAADAVMGVLTARPCCPEDVPADVAVRPLAGGDWEAVRRIYGDGIATGTATFTTEAPSRNHLEQQWLPEHRWVAEIDGQVVGWAALSPVSTRECYRGVAENSVYVGDGMRGRGVGKALLRTQVIAADAAGLWTLQTSIFPENRASLALHHSAGFRTVGVRERIGRLDGIWRDTVLLERRSEAVSAAEN, encoded by the coding sequence ATGACAGCACTCGGCTTACCGATCACCGCTCCTGGCGCGGAGGTGGACTTCGACGCCCTGAGCCCGCAGGATGCGGCCACCTACGCCGGATGGTTCGCCTGCCTGGCCGAACCCACCCGGGTGCGGCTGCTGCACCACGTCGCCGCCCATCCGTCCGGCATCACCGTCGGCGAACTCGCCGACAGGCTCGGGATCGGCCAGCCCACCATCTCCCATCACGTCCGCAAACTCGCCGACGTCGGCTTCGTCACCACCGGAAAACACGGCACCAGCACCGTGGTGCGGATCAACCCGAGCTGCTGCAGCGACCTGCCCAGTGCCGCCGACGCGGTCATGGGGGTGCTCACCGCCCGCCCGTGCTGCCCCGAGGACGTCCCCGCCGACGTGGCCGTGCGCCCACTCGCAGGCGGTGACTGGGAGGCGGTGCGCCGCATCTACGGCGACGGCATCGCCACCGGCACCGCGACGTTCACCACCGAGGCCCCCAGCCGCAACCATCTCGAGCAGCAGTGGCTGCCCGAGCATCGCTGGGTCGCCGAGATCGACGGTCAGGTGGTCGGCTGGGCGGCGTTGAGCCCGGTGTCGACCCGCGAGTGCTACCGCGGGGTAGCCGAGAACTCGGTGTATGTCGGCGACGGCATGCGCGGGCGCGGCGTCGGCAAGGCCCTGCTGCGCACCCAGGTCATCGCCGCCGATGCGGCCGGGTTGTGGACGTTGCAGACCTCGATCTTCCCGGAGAACCGGGCCAGCCTGGCGCTGCACCATTCGGCGGGCTTCCGCACCGTGGGTGTACGCGAACGTATCGGCCGGCTCGACGGCATCTGGCGCGACACGGTGCTGCTCGAACGCCGCTCCGAGGCCGTTTCCGCCGCCGAGAACTAG
- a CDS encoding heavy metal translocating P-type ATPase, which translates to MNPVTHPADGRIELDIGGMTCASCANRIERKLNKMDGVTASVNYATEKARVDYVGDISASDLVASVEQAGYTASVPAPPTATESAPAAQPDPTAALRQRLLVSLVLSVPVIAMAMIPALQFPNWQWLSLTLAAPVVVWGAWPFHKAAYINLRHGTATMDTLVSIGTLAALGWSIYALFWGTAGVTGMTHPFEFTIARTDGTGNIYLEAAAGVTTFILAGRYFEARAKRRAGAALRALLDLGAKEVSILRDGVEQRIPVDQLTVGDEFVVRPGEKIATDGVVVDGSSAVDAAMITGESVPVEVGPDDQVVGATVNVGGRILVRATRVGSDTQLAQMARLVEDAQTGKAQAQRLADRISGIFVPIVIALAVATLGFWLGTGGSVAAAFTAAVAVLIIACPCALGLATPTALMVGTGRGAQLGILIKGPEVLESTRRIDTVVLDKTGTVTTGKMTLLDVITAEGEDTAEVLRLAGAVEDSSEHPIAQAIAKGARDQVGGLPAVQQFANLEGLGVQGTVDGHAVLVGRTRLLADYAHHLPDDLADAMQAAEADGKTAVAVGWDGAARAVLVVADAVKPTSAEAITQLRGLGLTPIMLTGDNAAAARTIAGEVGIDEVIAEVLPAEKVDVVKRLQDQGKVVAMVGDGINDAAALAQADLGLAMGTGTDVAIEASDLTLVRGDLRAAADAIRLSRRTLGTIKGNLFWAFAYNVAALPLAAMGLLNPMIAGAAMAFSSVFVVSNSLRLRRFH; encoded by the coding sequence GTGAATCCCGTCACGCATCCCGCCGACGGCCGGATCGAACTCGATATAGGGGGCATGACCTGCGCGTCCTGCGCCAACCGGATCGAGCGGAAGCTCAACAAGATGGACGGCGTCACGGCCTCGGTGAACTATGCGACCGAGAAGGCACGTGTCGACTATGTCGGTGACATCTCGGCATCCGACCTGGTCGCCTCCGTCGAGCAGGCCGGATACACGGCTTCGGTTCCTGCGCCCCCCACCGCCACCGAATCCGCACCCGCTGCGCAACCCGATCCGACCGCCGCTCTCCGACAGCGGCTACTGGTTTCGCTGGTCCTCAGCGTCCCGGTGATCGCCATGGCCATGATCCCGGCATTGCAGTTCCCGAACTGGCAGTGGCTTTCGCTCACCCTCGCTGCCCCGGTGGTCGTGTGGGGTGCATGGCCGTTCCACAAGGCCGCCTACATCAATCTCCGGCACGGTACCGCCACCATGGACACCCTGGTGTCCATCGGCACCCTCGCAGCTCTCGGCTGGTCGATCTACGCGCTGTTCTGGGGCACCGCCGGCGTGACCGGCATGACGCACCCCTTCGAATTCACCATCGCCCGAACCGATGGCACCGGCAACATCTATCTCGAGGCCGCTGCCGGGGTCACCACCTTCATCCTCGCCGGCCGGTATTTCGAGGCTCGCGCCAAACGCCGCGCCGGCGCCGCACTGCGCGCCTTGCTCGACCTCGGCGCCAAGGAAGTCTCGATTCTCCGGGACGGAGTCGAACAACGCATCCCGGTCGATCAGCTCACCGTCGGCGACGAGTTCGTAGTCCGCCCCGGAGAGAAGATCGCCACCGACGGTGTCGTCGTCGACGGCTCTTCCGCAGTGGATGCAGCCATGATCACCGGCGAATCCGTCCCGGTGGAAGTCGGTCCGGACGACCAGGTCGTCGGTGCCACCGTCAACGTGGGCGGACGAATCCTCGTGCGCGCCACCCGCGTGGGATCCGACACGCAGCTCGCCCAGATGGCCCGGCTCGTCGAGGACGCCCAAACGGGGAAGGCCCAGGCCCAGCGGCTGGCCGACAGAATTTCCGGGATCTTCGTCCCGATCGTGATCGCCCTGGCGGTGGCCACCCTCGGATTCTGGCTCGGCACCGGCGGCTCGGTCGCCGCCGCGTTCACCGCCGCCGTCGCCGTGCTGATCATCGCGTGCCCCTGCGCCCTCGGCCTGGCAACCCCGACCGCATTGATGGTCGGTACCGGCCGCGGCGCCCAGCTCGGCATCCTGATCAAGGGCCCCGAGGTGCTGGAGTCCACCCGGCGAATCGACACCGTCGTGCTCGACAAGACCGGAACGGTCACCACCGGCAAGATGACCCTGCTCGACGTGATCACCGCCGAGGGCGAGGACACAGCCGAGGTACTCCGGCTCGCCGGGGCAGTGGAGGACTCCTCCGAGCACCCCATCGCACAGGCCATCGCCAAGGGCGCCCGAGATCAGGTGGGTGGCCTGCCGGCAGTGCAGCAATTCGCCAACCTCGAGGGACTTGGGGTGCAGGGCACAGTGGACGGTCATGCGGTACTCGTCGGCCGCACGCGACTGCTCGCCGACTACGCGCATCACCTGCCCGATGACCTCGCCGACGCCATGCAGGCCGCCGAAGCCGATGGCAAGACCGCCGTCGCAGTCGGCTGGGACGGTGCCGCCCGCGCGGTCCTGGTGGTCGCGGACGCCGTCAAACCGACCTCCGCCGAAGCAATCACCCAGCTGCGCGGTCTCGGGCTGACGCCGATCATGCTGACCGGAGACAACGCCGCTGCAGCCCGGACCATCGCAGGTGAAGTCGGGATCGACGAGGTCATTGCGGAGGTTCTGCCTGCGGAGAAGGTCGACGTCGTCAAGCGTCTCCAGGATCAGGGCAAGGTCGTCGCCATGGTCGGCGACGGGATCAACGACGCCGCCGCCCTCGCCCAGGCCGATCTCGGGCTCGCGATGGGCACCGGCACCGACGTCGCGATCGAGGCCAGCGATCTGACACTCGTCCGCGGTGACCTGCGGGCGGCAGCGGATGCGATCCGCCTGTCCCGTCGCACCCTCGGCACCATCAAGGGCAACTTGTTCTGGGCCTTCGCCTACAACGTCGCCGCACTGCCACTGGCGGCGATGGGTCTGCTCAACCCGATGATCGCGGGCGCCGCCATGGCCTTCTCGTCGGTGTTCGTGGTCAGCAACAGCCTGCGACTGCGCCGATTCCACTGA
- a CDS encoding TetR/AcrR family transcriptional regulator — MPKLWNETIASHRRAVREATMDAAAAVVAESGLAAVTMSKIAERTGTGRATLYKYFADVDAVLSAWHERQITGHLHHLAEIRDHAAGPGARLAAVLAAYAQILAHHPGGAIAAGLHRGEHTVDAQQRLHEFVRDLLTDAAGAGEIRDDATADELTRYVLHAISAAEGLDSPAAVRRLVAIILTGLEPQR, encoded by the coding sequence GTGCCGAAGCTATGGAACGAGACCATCGCCTCGCATCGCCGTGCGGTGCGGGAAGCGACCATGGACGCGGCCGCGGCAGTGGTTGCCGAGTCCGGACTCGCCGCGGTGACGATGTCGAAGATCGCCGAACGCACCGGGACCGGCCGGGCCACGCTGTACAAGTACTTCGCCGACGTCGACGCTGTCCTGTCCGCCTGGCACGAACGCCAGATCACCGGTCATCTGCACCATCTCGCTGAGATCCGCGATCACGCCGCCGGCCCCGGCGCCCGGCTCGCGGCGGTGCTCGCGGCATATGCCCAGATCCTCGCTCATCATCCCGGCGGGGCGATCGCGGCCGGGCTGCATCGCGGTGAGCACACGGTGGACGCCCAGCAACGTCTGCACGAATTCGTCCGAGACCTGCTCACCGACGCAGCGGGGGCGGGTGAAATCCGCGACGATGCCACTGCCGATGAGCTGACCCGATACGTGCTGCACGCAATCTCGGCGGCCGAAGGGCTCGACTCACCCGCTGCCGTGCGCCGGCTTGTTGCGATCATCCTGACCGGGCTGGAACCACAGCGCTGA
- a CDS encoding Asp23/Gls24 family envelope stress response protein, translating into MTDTTTTTPTSPTLAVGDLGNSGVAPDPVRTPHLDDRGALVVREKAAQRIAQRATTGTDGVLVSASSGPFGRLAARELPRVRVAVSSGRARVRVDIAVGWGRSVEEVGTAVRRNVSEALTELGGLAVHGVDVAVARIVPERANTGEGPE; encoded by the coding sequence GTGACTGACACGACGACGACCACGCCGACGAGCCCGACGCTCGCCGTCGGGGATCTCGGGAACTCCGGTGTCGCACCCGATCCGGTACGCACCCCGCACCTCGACGACCGCGGTGCGCTGGTGGTGCGGGAGAAGGCCGCACAGCGGATCGCGCAGCGTGCCACCACCGGCACGGACGGGGTGTTGGTATCGGCATCCTCCGGCCCGTTCGGGCGGCTCGCGGCCCGTGAGCTCCCCCGGGTACGGGTGGCGGTGTCCTCGGGGCGGGCGCGGGTGCGCGTCGACATCGCGGTCGGCTGGGGCCGATCCGTCGAGGAAGTGGGTACCGCGGTGCGCAGAAACGTCTCCGAGGCGCTGACGGAACTGGGTGGGCTCGCGGTGCACGGTGTGGACGTGGCCGTCGCCCGGATCGTTCCGGAACGTGCGAACACGGGAGAGGGGCCGGAATGA
- a CDS encoding DinB family protein — MGHSERVDRAAIAGELERTRVHLHRLLADASDTSLRSRSAGTRWTNEQLLFHMVFGYMVVAALLPLVRMVSRLPAGVERRFAQVLDAGTRPFDVVNYYGSCAAALVFDRNRMGTKADRVIGALSRRLQRESEQALGRGMFFPVRWDPFFTDYMTIGELYRYPVRHFDFHERQLTLDRPH; from the coding sequence ATGGGCCATTCCGAGCGGGTGGACAGGGCCGCTATCGCCGGCGAGCTCGAACGCACCCGTGTGCATCTGCACCGGCTCCTCGCCGACGCTTCCGACACCTCGTTGCGGAGTCGATCGGCGGGGACGCGGTGGACCAACGAGCAACTGTTGTTCCACATGGTCTTCGGGTACATGGTGGTGGCGGCGCTGCTGCCCTTGGTGCGGATGGTCAGCCGGCTGCCCGCCGGAGTGGAGCGTCGATTCGCCCAGGTCCTCGATGCCGGTACGCGGCCTTTTGACGTGGTGAATTACTACGGTTCATGCGCTGCAGCCCTGGTGTTTGACCGGAACCGGATGGGCACGAAAGCCGACCGGGTCATCGGTGCGCTGAGCCGCCGACTGCAACGCGAATCGGAGCAGGCGTTGGGACGGGGAATGTTCTTCCCGGTGCGCTGGGACCCGTTCTTCACCGATTACATGACCATTGGTGAGCTGTACCGATATCCCGTCAGACATTTCGATTTCCACGAACGACAGCTCACTCTCGATCGTCCGCATTGA
- a CDS encoding FAD-dependent oxidoreductase encodes MSELPIVVVGAGPIGLAAAAHLRERGLEPLVLERGDVVGAAITQWHSVRTFSRWAELIDPAARRLLDTTGWKAPDDDAYPTGQDWTGQYLSPLATALGDAVRLDHEVVGIARRGRDRIVDAGRDTEPLSVHIRHRDGTDTRLLARAVLDASGTWSTPNPLGGEGLPALGERAAAETITYRVPDLGDDAVHTRYAGRHTVIAGSGHSALNAIVALAELARTASGTRLTWAVRRGEVGAAFGGGQDDQLPARGALGLRAKKAVDDGLLTVVTGFRTAAVEPATDGQVAVVSDTGARLEAVDEIIASTGFRPDLSWLSEIRLDLDPVLQAPTALAPLIDPNVHSCGTVYPHGVAELTHPEPGFYVVGMKSYGRAPTFLAMTGYEQVRSIAAALAGDHDAAARVELTLPETGVCGGAGVFDDPAADTADAGGCCGPAEPALVTLSARAGG; translated from the coding sequence ATGAGCGAGTTGCCCATCGTCGTCGTCGGAGCCGGACCGATCGGCCTGGCCGCCGCCGCCCACCTGCGCGAACGCGGCCTCGAACCGCTGGTACTCGAACGCGGCGACGTCGTCGGAGCCGCCATCACGCAATGGCACAGCGTCCGCACCTTCTCCCGCTGGGCCGAACTGATCGACCCCGCCGCCCGCCGCCTCCTCGACACCACCGGCTGGAAGGCCCCCGACGACGACGCCTACCCCACCGGCCAGGACTGGACCGGGCAGTACCTGAGCCCGCTGGCCACCGCCCTCGGCGACGCGGTCCGCCTCGATCACGAGGTCGTCGGCATCGCCCGCCGCGGCCGCGACCGCATCGTCGACGCCGGCCGCGACACCGAACCACTGTCGGTGCACATCCGCCACCGCGACGGCACCGACACCCGCCTGCTCGCCCGCGCCGTCCTCGATGCCTCCGGCACCTGGAGCACTCCCAACCCCCTCGGCGGCGAAGGCCTGCCCGCCCTCGGTGAACGCGCCGCAGCCGAGACCATCACCTACCGCGTCCCCGACCTGGGCGACGATGCGGTGCACACCCGCTACGCCGGCCGCCACACCGTCATCGCCGGCAGCGGCCACTCGGCACTCAACGCAATCGTGGCGCTGGCCGAGCTCGCCCGCACCGCCTCCGGCACCCGCCTGACCTGGGCGGTGCGCCGCGGCGAGGTCGGCGCCGCGTTCGGCGGCGGCCAGGACGACCAACTGCCTGCCCGCGGCGCCCTGGGACTGCGCGCGAAAAAGGCCGTCGACGACGGGCTGCTCACCGTGGTCACCGGGTTCCGCACCGCCGCCGTCGAACCCGCCACCGACGGTCAGGTCGCGGTGGTCTCCGATACCGGAGCCCGCCTCGAGGCGGTGGACGAGATCATCGCCTCCACCGGCTTCCGGCCGGACCTGTCGTGGCTCTCGGAAATCCGTCTCGACCTCGACCCGGTGCTGCAGGCCCCGACCGCGCTCGCCCCGCTGATCGACCCGAACGTGCACTCGTGCGGGACCGTCTACCCGCACGGCGTCGCCGAGCTCACCCACCCCGAACCCGGCTTCTATGTGGTCGGGATGAAGAGCTACGGTCGGGCCCCGACGTTCCTGGCGATGACCGGCTACGAGCAGGTCCGCAGCATCGCCGCCGCCCTCGCCGGTGATCATGATGCCGCCGCCCGCGTCGAGCTGACCCTGCCCGAGACCGGAGTGTGCGGCGGCGCCGGAGTGTTCGACGACCCCGCCGCCGACACCGCCGACGCGGGTGGGTGCTGCGGCCCCGCGGAGCCGGCGTTGGTCACCCTCTCCGCCCGCGCCGGCGGATAA
- a CDS encoding metal-sensitive transcriptional regulator has product MATPTPAATPPEAPEADCHEHAGHGYITAKDDYLKRLKRIEGQARGLQRMVEDEKYCIDILTQVSAMTKALQAVAMGLLEDHISHCVVDAAVAGGPEADAKIKEATDAIARLVRS; this is encoded by the coding sequence ATGGCCACCCCCACCCCCGCGGCCACACCACCCGAGGCTCCCGAAGCCGACTGCCATGAGCACGCGGGACACGGATACATCACCGCCAAGGACGACTACCTCAAACGACTCAAGCGCATCGAGGGCCAGGCCCGCGGACTCCAGCGCATGGTCGAAGACGAGAAGTACTGCATCGACATCCTCACGCAGGTCTCGGCGATGACCAAGGCTCTGCAGGCCGTCGCGATGGGCCTGCTCGAAGACCACATCAGTCACTGCGTCGTCGACGCCGCCGTCGCCGGCGGACCGGAAGCGGACGCGAAGATCAAGGAAGCCACCGACGCCATCGCCCGTTTAGTCCGGTCCTGA